The Arachis ipaensis cultivar K30076 chromosome B07, Araip1.1, whole genome shotgun sequence genome includes a window with the following:
- the LOC110262490 gene encoding cellulose synthase-like protein E1, which yields MVVKRSDDEESLFETTKSRGSFLHRLFSLSLFVAICFVYAYRLTHIPTGGEDHGGGEDYYYGTWTWLGLLAAELWFGLYWVLAQAFRWNLVFRKTFKKRLAQRYEESKLPKVDIFVCTADPDIEPPIMVINTVLSLMAYDYPSEKLSVYLSDDAASDLTFYALLEASLFAKHWLPFCKKFNVQPTSPAAYFNNILLHHNHAKEFANIKKLYDEMKKRIEDATKLGRIASEERSKHKGFSQWDSYSSRRDHDTILQIILHKKEPHNSKDEDGNYLPTLVYLAREKRPQYHHNFKAGAMNSLLRVSSVISNAKIILNVDCDMYSNSSESVRDALCFLMDEEKGHEIAFVQFPQKFDNILKHDIYSSTLLTLIDVEMHGADGYDGPLYIGTCCFHRRDALCGMKFSDRYKNDLLKSERDNCIGVNLNELEVKSKALASCTYEENTLWGKEMGVIYGCLVEDVMTGLCIHLQGWKSVYYSPPRKAFYGVAPTTLLQALVQHKRWAEGELQILLSKHCPAFYGHGRINLALQMGYSYYNCWALTSLSKLCYSIIPSLYLLRGIPLFPKMSSIWFIPFAYVIVGESARSLLEFVLFGGTIQGWWNDLRMVLYKGTSSYLFALIDNISKLFGLPDSPFTVTAKIMEEDVSERYEKQVMEFGAASPLFTVLATLALLNLFCLLGILKELALSEDWFETYKKMSLQILLCGFLVLINIPIYQGLFLRKDKGRLPSSIAIKSTVLALSICILFSMLKDKLL from the exons ATGGTTGTAAAGAGGAGTGATGATGAAGAATCATTGTTTGAGACAACCAAATCAAGAGGGAGCTTCCTACATAGGCTCTTTTCACTGTCTTTGTTTGTTGCCATCTGCTTTGTCTATGCTTACCGGTTGACCCACATACCCACCGGAGGAGAAGACCACGGCGGCGGCGAAGATTACTACTATGGGACATGGACTTGGCTCGGGTTGCTTGCGGCGGAGCTGTGGTTCGGCCTCTACTGGGTCTTGGCTCAAGCCTTCCGGTGGAACTTAGTGTTTAGGAAAACCTTCAAAAAGAGACTCGCTCAAAG ATATGAAGAAAGCAAGTTACCAAAAGTGGACATATTTGTGTGCACAGCAGATCCAGATATTGAGCCACCAATAATGGTGATCAACACAGTCTTGTCTCTTATGGCTTATGACTATCCTTCTGAGAAGCTGAGTGTTTATCTCTCTGATGATGCTGCTTCTGATCTCACTTTCTATGCTCTTTTGGAGGCTTCTCTCTTTGCCAAGCATTGGTTACCTTTCTGCAAGAAATTCAATGTTCAACCTACCTCTCCAGCTGCTTATTTTAATAATATCCTTCTTCACCATAATCATGCTAAAGAATTCGCAAACATTAAG AAATTATACGATGAGATGAAAAAGAGAATTGAAGATGCAACTAAGTTGGGAAGAATAGCGAGTGAAGAACGCTCGAAGCATAAAGGATTTTCCCAGTGGGATTCATATTCTTCTCGACGTGACCATGACACAATTCTTCAA ATAATACTGCATAAAAAAGAGCCTCATAATTCTAAAGATGAAGATGGGAATTATTTGCCAACTCTTGTGTATTTGGCTCGTGAGAAGAGACCCCAATATCATCACAATTTCAAAGCTGGAGCCATGAACTCCTTG CTAAGGGTGTCATCAGTGATTAGCAATGCAAAGATCATTCTAAATGTAGATTGTGATATGTACTCAAACAGTTCAGAATCAGTAAGGGATGCTCTTTGTTTTTTGATGGATGAAGAGAAAGGCCATGAAATTGCTTTTGTGCAGTTCCCTCAAAAATTTGACAACATTCTCAAGCATGACATATACAGCAGCACTCTATTAACATTAATTGAT GTGGAGATGCATGGTGCGGATGGTTATGATGGCCCTTTGTACATCGGAACATGCTGTTTTCATAGAAGAGATGCTCTATGTGGGATGAAGTTCAGTGATAGATACAAGAATGACTTATTAAAGAGTGAGAGAGACAATTGCATAGGAGTAAACTTGAATGAATTAGAAGTAAAATCAAAGGCTCTAGCAAGTTGCACCTATGAAGAAAACACACTTTGGGGAAAAGAG ATGGGTGTGATATATGGGTGTCTAGTGGAGGATGTGATGACAGGATTGTGTATACATTTACAAGGATGGAAATCAGTGTACTATAGCCCACCAAGGAAGGCTTTCTATGGTGTTGCTCCAACCACCTTGCTTCAAGCACTTGTTCAGCACAAGAGATGGGCTGAAGGAGAACTTCAAATTCTTCTTTCTAAGCATTGTCCAGCATTCTATGGCCATGGAAGGATCAACTTAGCCCTACAAATGGGATATTCTTACTACAATTGTTGGGCACTCACCTCCTTATCAAAGCTATGTTACTCCATCATCCCTTCACTCTATCTCCTTAGAGGCATTCCCTTGTTTCCAAAG ATGTCTAGCATATGGTTCATACCTTTTGCATATGTAATAGTGGGTGAAAGTGCTCGCAGTTTGTTGGAGTTTGTGTTATTTGGAGGCACAATCCAAGGTTGGTGGAATGACTTAAGGATGGTGCTGTACAAGGGAACAAGCTCTTACCTATTTGCTCTCATAGACAACATCTCCAAGTTATTTGGCCTTCCAGATTCTCCCTTTACAGTCACAGCTAAGATCATGGAGGAAGATGTTTCCGAACGATACGAGAAACAAGTTATGGAGTTTGGAGCAGCTTCTCCATTGTTCACTGTATTGGCAACACTTGCATTGCTCAATTTGTTCTGTTTACTTGGCATCTTGAAGGAGTTAGCCCTTAGTGAAGACTGGTTTGAAACTTATAAGAAAATGTCATTGCAAATTCTGTTGTGTGGGTTCTTGGTACTTATCAATATTCCTATATACCAAGGACTTTTCTTAAGGAAGGATAAGGGCAGATTGCCAAGCTCTATTGCCATTAAATCAACAGTATTGGCTCTAAGTATATGCATCCTCTTCAGCATGTTGAAAGATAAATTGTTGTAA